ATTCTTCACGACAAGCTGGAAAGCAGGCTCCTTGCCCTCCACCTCGCGGATAATCCGGTCCAGCAAAGGATAATACATAGCGCATTCGGGATTCTGCGATGCCGGCATGACCGGAAACTGGTTCTGGTTGTTAAGATAAGGAGCCACAAATTGCTCATGCTGCGAATCCTGGTTCCGGTCCTTAAACAAGGAGGCATGGAACACAATGGAGACATAGGACAGGTCTCCGCTGCACAGGCTATAGCCGACATGAAGCCCGCCGGATGGCACGATGATGACATCTCCGGGACCGGCTTCATAGGGCTTGCTGTCTACATGAAAGACGGCCTGCCCTTCACGCATCACTATAATCTCGAAATGCTCATGCCAGTGCAGGAATAGAATATTCTCCTCTGGCTTCACATCACGGAGGGTATTGAAGAATAGACGAAACGGGTAGGTCTTCTCCTCCAGGCGGGGGTATTCCTTAAGTTCCTTCGGATAGGTCATGACGGCTTCAACTCCCACAAGATTCAGCTAGATTAGCACAAGATAAGAAGAGATTTTACGTGAAATGACAGATATACTTGGGTTGTTGAACTAACTATAAACCAATATTGGAGTGGTATACAAGATGCAAGACACCATGAGAATCGGAACACTGGTTGGCGGCGGGGATGCCGTAAGAGTTATTCCGCAGATTGTAGGGCACGGGTTCGAATCGTTCAGCCTGACCTTCTGGCAGACTACCGGCACTACAGATCTTGCAGAGACAGCAGCCCGGGTGCGTGAATTGGCCCAGGAGCATGATTTCATCATCTCCTCAATCGGGATCTTCGGGAATCCGCTGACCGGTACAGGCGACAATGCTGATACGGTGGCAAGCTGGGAGCGGCTGATCGATCATGCACATCTGTTCGGAACGGATCTGGTCTCCGGCTTCACCGGACGTCTCACCGGATTATCTATAGATGAGTCTCTGCCAAAGTTCGCCGAGGTGTTCGGGGAGCTGTCCAGACGGGCGGCAGACCGCGGAGTGAAGATTGCTTTTGAGAATTGCTCGATGGACGGCAACTGGCGGACAGGCGACTGGAATATTGCGCATAACCCTTCGGCCTGGGAGAAGATGTTCAATGCCGTGCCTGCGGATAATCTCGGCCTGGAGTGGGAGCCATGCCACCAGATGGTACAGCTCATTGATCCGATTCCGCAGCTGCGCAAATGGACGGATAAGATCTTCCATGTCCACGGCAAGGACGCGACCATCGCCTGGGACATCGTGAAGGAATACGGAATCCACGGGCCTAAGCCATATGTGTGGCACCGCACACCGGGCTTCGGGGATACGAACTGGACTGATGTAAT
This region of Paenibacillus sp. FSL K6-1096 genomic DNA includes:
- a CDS encoding sugar phosphate isomerase/epimerase — translated: MQDTMRIGTLVGGGDAVRVIPQIVGHGFESFSLTFWQTTGTTDLAETAARVRELAQEHDFIISSIGIFGNPLTGTGDNADTVASWERLIDHAHLFGTDLVSGFTGRLTGLSIDESLPKFAEVFGELSRRAADRGVKIAFENCSMDGNWRTGDWNIAHNPSAWEKMFNAVPADNLGLEWEPCHQMVQLIDPIPQLRKWTDKIFHVHGKDATIAWDIVKEYGIHGPKPYVWHRTPGFGDTNWTDVISILRQAGYKGTIDIEGWHDPVYRDELEMMGQVHALNYLKTCRGGSFVPNPV
- a CDS encoding AraC family transcriptional regulator — its product is MTYPKELKEYPRLEEKTYPFRLFFNTLRDVKPEENILFLHWHEHFEIIVMREGQAVFHVDSKPYEAGPGDVIIVPSGGLHVGYSLCSGDLSYVSIVFHASLFKDRNQDSQHEQFVAPYLNNQNQFPVMPASQNPECAMYYPLLDRIIREVEGKEPAFQLVVKNQLHLFFTLLSRAFPARQRNEREQGERGGIHRERFKPLLEYLETHTDQKLSIEQAARFVNLNPFHFCKTFKKLTGRTFIDYVNFSRMDEAQRLLLETDLSITEISGRVGCDNPNYFTKLYKQYKGITPSQDRKQG